Proteins encoded by one window of Clostridium bornimense:
- a CDS encoding glucosaminidase domain-containing protein, whose amino-acid sequence MNRKYGHKLLGGFIIIVIILGALIPCTKVLAYSDVGVTYRSHVQDIDWMGWCKNGETSGTTGKALRLEALQVKLTNPIEGMKLKARVHVQDIGWINWQDSTNILGTTGKSLRLEAVEFKLEGNGSENYSIKYRAHVQDIDWMPWVEDGQIAGTTGKSLRLEAIEIKIVPKNEVVLSDSSIAYNTYAADIGWLGEVSGSNIAGTVGEKRRLESIAISTRNLPSNIKVKYQTHVQNIGWTSTVENGQVSGNPGSGNRIEAIKIWLEGAPSQYRIQYQVHLENAGWQEWVENGQMAGTTSLALRVEAIRIRISTNPLSIARNYDVVTTSKSYNDFLAGQADRNVASGVSGKLPVSEVANYVNAKTLLHNPSINQFIRIDQFKNVDANSINTYLQNSPYNGGVLNGKGQAFVDAARKYNLDPLYLLAHSIHETGYGTSKLAKGITYNGVMTYNLFGIRAFDSNPNGEGAKFAFENGWTSINAAIEGGAKWISDNYVNSSKYNQNTIFKMKWDTVYGWHQYATDAGWPNKIAAHIEKMSYIYNGNTLNYEITKLKDLP is encoded by the coding sequence ATGAATAGAAAATATGGTCACAAATTACTTGGTGGATTTATTATTATAGTTATTATTTTAGGAGCATTAATACCTTGTACAAAAGTATTGGCGTATTCAGATGTCGGTGTAACTTATAGATCTCATGTCCAGGATATAGATTGGATGGGATGGTGTAAGAATGGAGAAACATCTGGTACTACGGGAAAAGCTTTGAGATTAGAAGCTTTACAAGTTAAATTGACTAATCCAATTGAAGGAATGAAACTGAAAGCCAGGGTTCATGTACAAGATATAGGTTGGATTAATTGGCAAGATAGTACTAATATATTAGGAACTACAGGAAAATCTCTAAGATTAGAGGCAGTTGAATTTAAGCTTGAAGGTAATGGGTCTGAAAATTATAGTATAAAGTATAGGGCTCATGTCCAAGATATAGACTGGATGCCATGGGTAGAAGATGGACAAATTGCTGGAACTACAGGAAAATCTTTAAGGTTAGAGGCAATAGAAATAAAAATTGTACCTAAAAACGAAGTGGTATTATCTGATAGTAGCATTGCATATAATACATATGCTGCTGATATAGGATGGCTTGGTGAAGTAAGTGGAAGTAATATAGCTGGGACAGTAGGGGAGAAAAGAAGATTAGAGTCTATAGCTATTTCTACAAGAAATTTACCAAGTAATATTAAAGTTAAATATCAAACTCATGTTCAGAATATAGGATGGACATCTACTGTAGAAAATGGTCAAGTATCTGGAAATCCTGGTAGTGGAAACAGAATAGAAGCTATAAAAATTTGGCTGGAAGGTGCGCCAAGTCAATATAGAATTCAATACCAAGTGCATCTTGAAAATGCAGGATGGCAAGAGTGGGTAGAGAATGGTCAGATGGCTGGGACAACTAGTTTAGCCTTACGTGTTGAAGCTATTAGAATAAGGATATCAACAAATCCTTTATCTATAGCAAGAAATTATGATGTTGTTACTACTAGTAAAAGTTATAATGACTTTTTAGCGGGACAAGCAGATAGAAATGTAGCTTCTGGAGTTTCAGGTAAACTTCCGGTATCTGAAGTTGCTAATTATGTTAACGCTAAAACATTATTACATAATCCTAGCATAAATCAATTTATAAGAATAGATCAGTTTAAGAATGTAGATGCTAATAGCATTAATACTTATTTACAAAATTCTCCGTATAATGGAGGAGTTTTAAATGGAAAAGGGCAAGCTTTTGTAGATGCAGCTAGAAAATATAATCTTGATCCGTTATATCTTTTAGCGCATTCAATTCATGAAACAGGATATGGAACATCTAAGTTGGCGAAAGGTATTACATATAATGGAGTAATGACATATAATTTGTTTGGAATAAGAGCTTTTGACTCTAATCCAAATGGAGAAGGTGCAAAATTTGCTTTTGAAAATGGGTGGACTTCTATTAATGCGGCGATTGAAGGTGGAGCAAAGTGGATAAGTGATAATTATGTTAATAGCTCTAAATATAATCAGAATACTATTTTTAAAATGAAATGGGATACTGTTTATGGATGGCATCAATATGCAACAGATGCAGGATGGCCCAATAAAATAGCTGCTCATATAGAAAAAATGAGTTATATATATAATGGCAATACATTAAATTATGAAATAACTAAATTGAAAGATTTACCATAG